The Mercenaria mercenaria strain notata chromosome 8, MADL_Memer_1, whole genome shotgun sequence genome has a segment encoding these proteins:
- the LOC123565867 gene encoding uncharacterized protein LOC123565867 codes for MNPCEMSELPNVTANNFSGKCNDSYGGNFTHVLDDWKQEQFGGYPVVYPITIYHLYPVIVFGRILHILWYVIGFVGNFISLKIWSLTRMKRLNSSALYLVGITIYDIWYQILHIFFYLKYFWGLPSLGVAGLCQIWMVLNVVPQYANQLLVLGFTIERFISIIVPFKGERFSKRQRAPAVITSITVFVFFLAAPQAYFWRVDSSGFCEMKSGEKILSFYTIWSFATESIIFFVIPVVTLLLNVFVIKEAYNSLNRRENLDMKAQSSSRIHTKGKNYKPATKTLLCISFFRILTNLPVSITYTMQNLEAFSFGRLMPLEEMSSDHQWRNFILYWGARVIIEVIGASHHALSIFIFYASTKQFRNEIGYIFTEVKRFISRSSVRHGRSSATPSDLRYSTSIYMYKVTANHDMHT; via the coding sequence ATGAATCCCTGTGAAATGTCAGAACTTCCCAATGTAACAGCAAACAATTTCAGCGGGAAGTGCAATGACTCTTATGGTGGAAATTTTACACATGTACTAGATGACTGGAAGCAGGAGCAGTTCGGTGGATATCCTGTCGTGTATCCAATTACAATATATCACTTATATCCAGTGATAGTGTTTGGAAGGATTTTACATATATTGTGGTACGTTATTGGATTCGttggaaattttatttctttgaaaatctGGTCACTGACAAGAATGAAACGTTTGAATTCATCCGCTCTCTATCTTGTTGGCATTACAATATATGATATTTGGTACCAGATTTTACACATATTCTTTTACCTGAAATATTTCTGGGGGCTACCGTCGTTAGGCGTAGCGGGGCTATGTCAAATCTGGATGGTACTAAATGTTGTCCCGCAATACGCTAATCAGTTACTAGTTCTCGGCTTCACGATAGAAAGATTTATTTCGATTATAGTTCCCTTTAAAGGCGAGAGATTTAGCAAACGGCAAAGGGCGCCAGCAGTGATAACTAGTATcactgtttttgtatttttcttagCAGCTCCACAAGCTTATTTTTGGAGAGTGGATTCCTCTGGATTTTGTGAAATGAAGTCAGGAGAGAAAATTCTTAGTTTTTACACAATATGGTCATTTGCAACAGAAAGTATAATATTCTTCGTTATTCCTGTTGTCACTTTACTACTTAATGTTTTTGTGATCAAAGAAGCCTACAACTCTTTGAACAGACGGGAAAATTTAGACATGAAAGCTCAGTCATCTTCTAGGATTCACACAAAAGGTAAAAACTATAAACCGGCGACGAAGACTTTATTGTGTATTTCGTTTTTCAGAATCCTTACTAATCTGCCTGTATCTATAACATATACAATGCAAAATCTGGAAGCTTTTTCCTTTGGAAGACTGATGCCCCTAGAGGAAATGTCATCGGATCATCAATGGAGAAATTTCATTCTTTACTGGGGAGCAAGAGTAATAATTGAAGTAATAGGAGCGTCACATCATGCTctcagcattttcattttttatgcatCAACGAAACAGTTTAGAAATGAAATAGGCTACATTTTTACCGAAGTTAAGCGTTTCATATCAAGGTCGTCAGTTCGGCATGGTCGTTCATCAGCAACCCCGTCGGACTTGCGGTACTCAactagtatatacatgtataaagtcaCTGCCAATCATGATATGCATACATAA